One Oryza glaberrima chromosome 11, OglaRS2, whole genome shotgun sequence genomic region harbors:
- the LOC127755370 gene encoding pentatricopeptide repeat-containing protein At1g11290, chloroplastic-like translates to MAAPVAGRLSGLLRRCAAAGAVRPGEHAHARAVVGGWLPDATLETDLVLMYCRCGERRRARRVFDGMRAPSMHAYNVLLAASPPRDAMEVFSRLLASGLRPDGYSVPAVVRACAELPDAVLGGVIHGFAVRLGLMGNVVVAAALLDMYAKAGFLDDAVRVFDEMTERDAVVWNCMVAGYARAGRAVETFEIFSRAQVEAVNMVNGLQAVPSVLNICAKEGELMKGREIHGRMVRCLAFDSDIAVGNALINMYAKCGRVNVSQAVFSGMQQRDVVSWSTMIHSYSIHGKGEQALKVYMEMLSQGVKPNWITFTSVLSSCSHSGLVTEGRKIFESMTKVHGVHPAAEHYACMVDLLGRAGAIEEAVGIIRKMPMEPSASVWGALLSACAMHNNVDVGEIAAFRLFELEEGSASNYVTLCGIYDAVGQSDGVAGLRSRMRELGMVKTPGCSRIDVKGRAHAFYQGSIPRYLRG, encoded by the coding sequence ATGGCGGCGCCCGtggccggccgcctctccgGGCTCCTCCGGCGatgcgcggcggccggggcggtcCGGCCAGGCGAGCATGCTCACGCGAGGGCGGTGGTGGGAGGGTGGCTCCCCGACGCCACCCTGGAGACCGACCTCGTGCTGATGTACTGCAGGTGCGGCGAGCGTCGGCGCGCACGCagggtgttcgacggaatgcggGCGCCGTCCATGCACGCGTACAACGTGCTCCTCGCGGCGTCGCCTCCCCGCGACGCGATGGAGGTGTTCTCCCGCCTCCTCGCGTCGGGGCTCCGCCCTGACGGTTACTCTGTCCCCGCCGTGGTACGTGCCTGCGCTGAGCTCCCCGACGCGGTGCTTGGCGGGGTGATCCACGGCTTCGCCGTCCGGCTCGGCTTGATGGGGAACGTTGTTGTGGCCGCTGCGCTTCTGGATATGTATGCCAAGGCTGGTTTCCTGGATGATGCGGTGAGGGTGTTCGATGAGATGACGGAGAGGGACGCTGTCGTCTGGAACTGCATGGTTGCAGGGTATGCGAGGGCTGGGAGGGCAGTAGAAACCTTTGAGATTTTCAGCAGAGCGCAGGTTGAGGCGGTGAACATGGTGAATGGTCTGCAGGCTGTGCCCAGCGTGTTGAATATCTGCGCGAAGGAAGGGGAGCTGATGAAGGGTAGGGAAATCCATGGTAGGATGGTGAGGTGCCTTGCATTTGATTCGGATATCGCAGTGGGGAACGCTTTGATCAACATGTATGCAAAGTGCGGCCGGGTCAATGTATCACAAGCAGTGTTTTCTGGCATGCAGCAGAGGGATGTGGTGAGCTGGTCTACAATGATTCATAGCTACAGCATTCATGGCAAGGGGGAACAGGCATTGAAGGTTTACATGGAAATGTTGTCTCAGGGAGTGAAACCAAATTGGATCACATTCACATCAGTTCTGTCAAGTTGCAGCCACTCTGGACTTGTAACCGAGGGTCGGAAGATCTTCGAGTCGATGACTAAGGTTCATGGTGTCCACCCTGCAGCTGAGCACTATGCATGTATGGTTGACCTCTTGGGGCGTGCTGGAGCCATTGAAGAAGCTGTTGGGATTATAAGGAAGATGCCCATGGAACCTTCTGCTAGCGTGTGGGGAGCTTTGCTCTCTGCATGTGCTATGCATAATAACGTCGATGTTGGAGAGATTGCAGCATTTAGGCTATTTGAGTTAGAAGAAGGCAGTGCTAGCAATTATGTTACCCTCTGTGGAATTTATGATGCAGTTGGTCAATCTGATGGTGTTGCAGGGTTGAGATCAAGGATGAGAGAACTCGGCATGGTGAAGACGCCTGGGTGCAGTCGGATAGATGTGAAGGGAAGAGCTCATGCTTTCTACCAGGGGAGCATCCCACGTTATTTGAGGGGATGA